The proteins below come from a single Chrysoperla carnea chromosome 1, inChrCarn1.1, whole genome shotgun sequence genomic window:
- the LOC123306038 gene encoding serine-rich adhesin for platelets-like, which translates to MILTVPVNSVNSNTAENTEEISNLTLLFNKFISVLTNLVSTVTNTNNTSISQCSSSCSCDENTATAEAISNSTAQNGNNIAAADSSANTAASTLTSDASESVNSQATAGGNCEDSSCGQSTVITTTACPIAAPYLSDDSSNNNGLGSVTSDTTSVVQSVSTYGSDSTLAISATDNSANNGLGSSTSDTTSVVQSVSTYGSDSTLAISAADNSANNGLSSSTADTTSVVQTDSTYGSESTLAIASADNTVNNDLASTSSDTTSIVQSDSTYGSDSTLAIASADNSVNNDLGSTSSDTISVVQNDSTYGSDSTLAIASADNSVNNNSGLPTSDASSIVPNVGTCNSGLTPAYSSLDNSASNGLSSTSSDTTSIVQTDSTYGSDSTLAIASADNSVNNNLGSTSSDSTSIVQTDSTYATDSTLAIASADNSVNNNLGSTSSDSTSIVQTDSTYATDSTLAIASADNSVNNNLGSTSSDSTSIVQTDSTYATDSTLAISSADNSVNNNLGSTSSDSTSIVQTDSTYATDSTLAIASADNSVNNNLGSTSSDSTSIVQTDSTYATDSTLAIASADNSVNNNLGSSSSDTTSIVQNESTYGSDSTLAIASADNSVNNDLGSTSSDTISIVQNESTYGSDSTLAIASADNSVNNALGSTSSDTTSIVQNDSTYGSDSTLAIASADNSISNNSGLPTSDASDIVPNVGSCNSGLTPTYSLDNSASNGLSSTSSDTTSIVQTDSTYGSDSTLAVASADNSVINNLGSASSDTISIVQNDSSYGSDSTLAIASAGNSESNDLGSTSSDTTSIVQNDSSYRSDSTLAIAASDNSVNNGLSSSTSDTTSVVQTDSTYGSESTLAIASADNSVNNNLGSSSSDTTSIVQNDSTYGSDSTLAISAADNSVNNGLGSSNSDTISIVQNESTFGSDSSLSIAAASNSVNNNNLGSASSDTISIVQNDSSYGSDSTSAITSTSVNNDLSPATITEGSIASDPVIICTCPQATNPVTTTSSPLISYPPPTTTSCPEILNPTTIIPITISNSPTTSCPALTNPTTIIPIIETTTSIIACPEVSTSYITPTTPSPVVTNPTINTCCSENIESTTTIAPINPTTLLSLLDIVVPTTTPCPISVPYPTTSSPTSNCGTSASNCQPTSCQTDNISTAIQVESDSNINIENSSVNSTSLSISNITTNDASASIQASANSSGKIYINSNGIVSAESNAISSGAVNGVQVASSQSQATV; encoded by the coding sequence ATGATATTAACGGTTCCAGTAAATTCGGTAAATTCGAATACTGCTGAAAACACGGAAGAAATTAGTAACTTAACActtttgttcaataaatttataagtgTATTAACAAATTTAGTGAGTACAGTTACAAATACGAATAATACAAGTATAAGCCAGTGTTCAAGTTCTTGTTCCTGTGATGAAAATACAGCAACTGCAGAAGCAATTAGTAACTCAACGGCACAAAATGGCAATAATATTGCGGCAGCAGACAGTTCAGCAAATACGGCAGCATCCACATTAACTAGCGATGCTAGCGAATCTGTGAATTCGCAAGCAACTGCTGGAGGAAATTGTGAAGATAGTTCGTGTGGACAGTCAACTGTGATTACTACAACTGCATGCCCAATTGCAGCACCTTACCTATCTGATGATAGCTCAAATAATAATGGTTTGGGATCCGTAACTTCAGATACTACGAGTGTTGTACAAAGTGTTTCAACATATGGTTCCGATTCAACGCTAGCAATTTCAGCTACTGATAATTCAGCAAACAATGGTTTGGGCTCATCAACTTCAGATACTACGAGTGTTGTACAAAGTGTTTCAACATATGGTTCAGATTCGACGCTAGCAATTTCAGCTGCTGATAACTCAGCAAACAATGGTTTGAGCTCATCGACTGCAGATACAACGAGCGTTGTCCAAACTGATTCAACTTATGGTTCTGAGTCAACATTAGCAATTGCATCTGCTGACAATACAGTAAACAATGATTTGGCTTCTACTTCTTCAGATACCACAAGCATCGTTCAAAGTGATTCAACATATGGATCAGATTCAACGTTAGCAATTGCATCGGCAGATAATTCGGTAAACAATGATTTAGGATCTACTTCTTCAGATACTATTAGCGTTGTACAAAATGATTCAACATACGGTTCGGATTCAACTTTAGCCATCGCATCTGCTGATAATTCAGTAAACAATAATTCGGGTCTGCCGACTTCAGATGCTTCAAGTATTGTCCCAAATGTTGGAACTTGTAATTCAGGCTTAACACCAGCATATTCATCATTAGATAATTCAGCAAGTAATGGTTTGAGTTCTACATCATCAGATACTACAAGCATCGTGCAAACTGATTCAACATATGGTTCAGATTCGACGCTAGCAATTGCATCTGCTGACAATTCAGTAAACAATAATTTGGGTTCTACTTCTTCAGATAGTACAAGCATCGTTCAAACTGATTCAACTTATGCCACAGATTCAACTTTAGCGATTGCATCCGCTGACAattcagtaaataataatttgggtTCTACTTCTTCAGATAGTACAAGCATCGTTCAAACTGATTCAACTTACGCCACAGATTCAACTTTAGCGATTGCATCCGCTGACAattcagtaaataataatttgggtTCTACTTCTTCAGATAGTACAAGCATCGTTCAAACTGATTCAACTTATGCCACAGATTCAACTTTAGCGATTTCATCCGCTGACAattcagtaaataataatttgggtTCTACTTCTTCAGATAGTACAAGCATCGTTCAAACTGATTCAACTTATGCCACGGATTCAACTTTAGCGATTGCATCCGCTGACAattcagtaaataataatttgggtTCTACTTCTTCAGATAGTACAAGTATTGTTCAAACTGATTCAACTTACGCCACAGATTCAACTTTAGCGATTGCATCCGCTGACAATTCAGTTAACAATAATTTAGGATCTTCTTCTTCAGATACTACAAGCATTGTCCAAAATGAATCAACATATGGTTCGGATTCAACGTTAGCAATTGCATCGGCAGATAATTCAGTAAACAATGATTTAGGATCTACTTCTTCAGATACTATTAGCATTGTCCAAAATGAATCCACATATGGTTCGGATTCAACGTTAGCAATTGCATCGGCAGATAATTCAGTAAACAATGCTTTAGGATCTACTTCTTCAGATACTACTAGCATTGTCCAAAATGATTCAACATACGGTTCGGATTCAACTTTAGCCATTGCATCTGCTGATAATTCAATAAGCAATAATTCGGGTCTTCCAACTTCAGATGCTTCAGATATTGTCCCAAATGTTGGATCTTGTAATTCAGGCTTAACACCAACATATTCATTAGATAATTCAGCAAGTAATGGTTTGAGTTCTACTTCATCAGATACTACAAGCATCGTGCAAACTGATTCAACATATGGTTCAGATTCAACTTTAGCGGTTGCATCTGCTGACAATTCAGTAATCAATAATTTAGGCTCTGCTTCTTCAGACACAATAAGCATCGTCCAAAACGATTCATCATATGGTTCAGATTCGACGTTAGCAATTGCATCGGCTGGCAATTCAGAAAGCAATGATTTAGGCTCTACTTCATCAGATACTACAAGTATCGTCCAAAACGATTCATCTTATAGGTCTGATTCGACGCTTGCAATTGCAGCATCTGATAATTCGGTCAACAATGGTTTGAGCTCGTCGACTTCAGATACAACGAGTGTTGTCCAAACTGATTCAACTTATGGTTCTGAGTCAACATTAGCAATTGCATCTGCTGACAATTCAGTAAACAATAATTTGGGCTCTTCTTCTTCTGACACTACAAGCATCGTTCAAAATGATTCAACATATGGTTCAGATTCAACGCTAGCAATTTCAGCTGCTGATAATTCAGTTAATAATGGTTTGGGCTCGTCAAATTCAGATACCATAAGTATTGTCCAAAATGAGTCGACTTTTGGTTCTGATTCGTCGTTATCGATTGCAGCAGCTAGCAATTcagtaaacaataataatttaggcTCTGCTTCTTCTGACACTATAAGCATTGTTCAAAATGATTCATCATATGGTTCAGATTCAACATCAGCAATTACATCGACCTCAGTAAACAACGATTTGTCTCCAGCAACTATTACCGAAGGTTCAATAGCTTCTGATCCTGTAATCATTTGTACCTGTCCACAAGCTACTAATCCGGTAACAACCACCTCAAGTCCATTAATTTCATACCCTCCACCAACGACTACTTCTTGCCCAGAAATCTTAAATCCAACAACAATAATTCCTATTACAATATCTAATAGCCCAACCACTTCCTGTCCAGCGCTTACGAATCCAACTACCATAATTCCTATCATAGAAACGACTACCTCAATAATTGCTTGCCCAGAAGTTTCAACTTCTTATATTACCCCAACTACTCCCAGTCCAGTAGTTACTAATCCAACAATTAATACTTGTTGTTCAGAAAATATTGAATCAACAACAACTATTGCACCTATCAATCCAACAACATTGCTTTCATTATTAGATATCGTAGTTCCTACTACAACTCCTTGTCCAATATCCGTCCCATATCCAACAACATCTTCTCCAACTTCCAATTGTGGTACCTCTGCATCAAATTGTCAACCAACTAGCTGTCAAACAGACAATATTTCAACAGCTATTCAAGTCGAATCtgattcaaatataaatattgaaaattcgtCGGTCAATTCAACATCTTTAAGCATATCAAATATTACTACGAATGATGCAAGTGCTTCAATTCAAGCATCTGCTAATAGTTCtggaaaaatttacataaatagcAATGGTATTGTATCAGCTGAAAGTAACGCAATAAGTTCTGGAGCTGTCAATGGGGTACAGGTAGCTTCTTCTCAAAGTCAAGCTACTGTTTAA
- the LOC123304964 gene encoding uncharacterized protein LOC123304964, producing the protein MTRYCLLWDNHNTNLVHNLTKLYEARQYLDITLRCENADIGVHKCVLVAASLYFEEQLRKNSSSTVILIKSIQLKILKLLIEFIYKGEIYVEESDVPSVLVAAKFFQISGLSGINSHDLDESFEDIPTQFNNFEEPEFIQTQVIEDVLNDLSTYKTERSDIISNTNLNLNTLSQESNEKSFEENSIFLQEKISGVNFEITETTNEEIVNEEYTETEVEAIAEEYLDSVSEMKIESHENIVVTSTSDKNISNSKNEVVVPDEEHFEDEEYLEEHLESFDEESLTYPDSEKCEDPETNKALQVLQEAGVPTDVPIYCEGNDGSFVELTKDILEEIASGGQVIYQVVDEEGKPGELLLGSAVKQQSRIPTPHEPEISTNVVYDKLVSETLYTPSPSPSLGKTEIENVTSQLIENVETVENDVKEQPIKTTRERKANSRYFNSNLTSPFLELSQRKAQKRTQSPKEQNGCEKIIKTENVENSECDLIEQKIAELHADFSTDLTNYMTTVNDNQTENEDISEILNDSESNDINIVKLASKRRKNKHFLKLFDSPKISTENNDDRGKIISSKRKKTNSETSNTSSQSTGREIPYALGLLPLRKALKKIQNMPDHTPRKTRSNVLLNKTQ; encoded by the exons atGACTCGATATTGTTTATTATGGGATAATCATAACACAAATTTAGTACataatttaactaaattatatgaAGCTCGGCAATATTTGGATATAACTTTAAGATGTGAGAATGCCGATATTGGAGTACATAAGTGCGTATTAGTAGCAGCCAGTCTATATTTTGAG GAACAACTTCGAAAGAATTCCAGTTCAAcggttattttaattaaatcaattcaacttaAGATACTAAAATTACTAATAGAATTTATCTATAAAGGAGAAATTTATGTCGAAGAATCCGATGTGCCATCGGTATTAGTAGctgcaaaattttttcaaatatctggTTTGAGTGGTATTAATTCACATGATTTGGATGAATCATTTGAGGATATTCCAACGCAGTTTAATAACTTTGAAGAACCAGAGTTTATACAAACTCAGGTTATCGAAGACGTACTTAATGATTTGAGCACTTATAAAACAGAACGCTCGGATATTATTAGTAAtacgaatttaaatttaaatactttgagCCAAGAATcgaatgaaaaaagttttgaagaaaattcgatatttttacaagaaaaaatttctggAGTTAACTTTGAGATTACTGAAACTACAAATGAAGAAATTGTTAATGAAGAATATACAGAGACTGAGGTTGAAGCAATTGCTGAAGAATATCTGGATTCTGTTtctgaaatgaaaattgaatcgCATGAAAATATCGTTGTCACTTCAACATccgataaaaatatatctaattcAAAGAATGAAGTAGTTGTACCTGATGAAGAACATTTTGAAGACGAAGAATATCTCGAGGAACATTTAGAATCTTTCGATGAAGAATCGCTGACATATCCTGATTCTGAAAAATGTGAGGATCCAGAAACAAATAAAGCTTTACAAGTGCTTCAAGAGGCTGGTGTACCAACAGACGTTCCAATTTACTGCGAAGGTAATGACGGTTCATTTGTGGAACTTACTAAAGATATTTTGGAAGAGATTGCGAGTGGAGGACAAGTTATTTACCAAGTAGTTGATGAAGAAGGTAAACCTGGTGAATTACTATTAGGCAGCGCGGTTAAACAGCAATCAAGAATACCTACTCCTCATGAACCCGAGATTTCCACTAATGTTGTATATGATAAATTAGTATCAGAGACTTTATACACCCCATCTCCCTCGCCATCGTTGGGTAAAACGGAGATAGAAAATGTTACCTCACAATTAATAGAAAATGTAGAGACGGTTGAAAATGACGTAAAAGAACAGCCAATTAAAACTACCCGAGAACGTAAGGCGAATTCACGgtatttcaattcaaatttaacaTCACCTTTTTTAGAGTTGAGCCAAAGAAAAGCTCAAAAAAGAACGCAGTCTCCTAAAGAACAGAATGgttgtgaaaaaataataaaaaccgaAAATGTGGAAAATTCTGAATGTGATTTGATCGAACAAAAAATTGCTGAATTACATGCAGATTTTTCAACAGATCTTACGAATTACATGACCACAGTTAACGATAATCAGACAGAAAATGAAGATATTTCCGAAATTTTAAACGATAGTGAGTCGAATGATATTAATATTGTAAAGTTAGCATCGAAACGtcgaaaaaataaacatttcttaAAGTTATTTGACTCCCCAAAAATTAGCACCGAAAATAACGATGACCGtgggaaaataatttcatcaaaacgaaaaaagactAATAGTGAAACATCGAATACGTCTTCACAATCGACTGGTAGGGAAATTCCATATGCGTTAGGATTATTACCGTTAAGAAAAGCACTtaagaaaatacaaaacatgCCAGATCATACACCGAGAAAAACTCGTTCGaatgttttattgaataaaacacAATAG